The sequence below is a genomic window from Chthoniobacterales bacterium.
GGTGATCCGTTATGGCGATGAGCTTGCGATGGGTGACAATCTTGAGCTGCCGGAGCGGAATTGCGCCCGCACGCCGATGCAGTGGTCGTCCGAACCGCACGGTGGGTTCACGAAAGCGGACAAACCGAACAACCCGGTGATCGAGGAAGGCCCGTACGGCTATCAGCGGCTCAATGCGGCGATCCAGCGGCGGCATCCGGAGTCGATGCTGAACTGGACGGAACGCATCATGCGCATGCGCAAGGAGGTGCCGGAGATCGGTTGGGGCGATTTCGCCATTCTAAAGATGCGCGATCCCGCGGTGCTCGCGATGCGGTATGATTGGCGGAACAATTCTGTTTTGGTTCTGCACAATCTGCATGAGGAACCGCGTGAAGTAGTCGTTGATGTAGAGCTTGGCAAAGAGGGGCTGCGCTTGATGAACCTGCTTGGCGATGAACACAGCCAGGCCGAAAAGTCGGGCAAACACCGCATCGTGCTCGAAGGCTACGGTTATCGGTGGTACCGGGTGGGTGGCCTCGATTATCTTTTGAAGCGGACGGCAGTGTGATCAGCCTTCGCCAAGGCTACGGCTGACAGGCAAGCGACAGCAACAGAAGGAGCGACGCAGCGCCAACGGCGCGACCTTAACTCCAGCCTGGGGCAACGCCCCAGGAATAGGGGATTTCACTGGTTCCAGCGCTGAAGGCGCGACTCATGTTTTGAATCGCGCTTTCAGCGCTCGGTCAGGTTTGAAGCGTGATTCCTGGGGCGTTGCCCCAGGCTTAAGTTGAAGTGCGCCTTCAGCGCGCGGAACCTCAGCCAGCTTTCAGCACCGCGACGATCTTCTCGATGGTGTTCCAGTTGCGGTTCGTGGCGGGGACGCCGATTTGCTTCTCGAGCTTGCCGAGGCAACCGATGGCTTTCATTTCGCGGCGATAAACGCCCAGAACGAATCGGCCTCGGATGGCGATGACCTTGGCGAGCCAGGCTTCCTCGGAGGGAAGGGAAAGTGACATGTGACCCTCCTTCGCCGTGCTTCGGCGTGGCAGGCGAGTGACGTGTGACGTGAGGGGCTTGTGAAGCACGTTCACGAAACGGGTGATCATTGGACCAGAGGGCTGTCCTTTAAATGGATCGCTTGCCACGAGATTGAGAATCTCCCGGGCGGGACAAATCATAATTTCGATTTTGAATGGGAGCTCCCGGGCGATCGCGGCCCGCAGAGTGGATTCGCTGACCTCTTTTCGAACCACGAACGTTCCGACCGCGCCGATGTTCACTACGTCGAACCTCGACAGCTTCTTCGCGATCTCGCCGGGCCGGCAACGATTGGCTTTGCCGACGTTCACGGCGCGGAGAAAGACGACGGAAGACATCCAGGAAAGTAAGAAGGAAGAATTAAAAATTAAGAAGGCAGACGAGCCCTGCTTATTTCGCCGGAGAGATCAGGTAGATAACGTGAACACTTTGGCTCACGGTCATCGGCCCGAGAAGGTACTCGGGCGGGCCGGTCACAATCGAGCGTGCGGTGGTCTCCGCATAGTCGGAACCAAATATGTCACCGCGAATTTGCGCGAATGGCTTTGGCGATATGGCGAACACGGAATCAATTGTGACGCCCATTGCTTTCGCAGTTTTATCCGCTTGTTCGCGGGCATTAACCAAGGCGCTCCGCCAGATTTCGTCCTCTACTTCTTTCTGTTTTTTCAGAGCCCCAGTGATCTCGGTGAACTCCGTGCCGGGAATACCTATTAATTCATCGACCAGCTTCGGAAATATCTCGAGATTATGCACCTTCACTTCGAAGCGTCTCGTCACACTGTAGCGGATGATCTTACCCTTCCTGTGACCGGGCTCGTCATATTCGAATTCGGGCTCTGATTTGATATCCGCGGCAATGGTATCGCTTTGCGCGATATTCTTGTCCTTTAGGAGCGCGAGAATCTTCGTGGCTTTTGTTTGGACCTCCTGATTTGCCTTAGCCTGGTCCGGATTGCGAGCGACGGAGTCGAATCGCAGCGTTACCATGTCGGCCGCTTTCTCGATTTCGGCTTTGCCTTCGACGTAGATGTAGGGTTTGTCCGGAAGGCCGCCCTGGGCAAACAAGGGCACGGGGAGAGCGAGACAGGCGAGGAGAAGGAGCTTCTTCATTGTGCCAGCGTGACGGAACTGGCCGCATCCTTCAAGATCGCAACGTCACCGGTAGTGCAATCGGATCAGGCGGGGCTTTTCTTCGAGGAGGACGATGAAAAGATTGTCGTAATCGGGATCGTCGATCTTGATCGGCGTCGTGATGCCGAGAGTCTTGATGAGGTTGGGAATGGTGTTGCCGTGACCGACGACGAGGATGTTGCCGGATGAACCCTGGAGTTTCGCGATGAGCGCGGGCTGATCCTTGGCCGGAATGATGGTTGGCTCGAGATGGAGCGCTTTCGCGAGCGGCGCGGCGGTTTGTTGAGTGCGCTTGAGCTCGGTGGTGAAGATCGCGGAAATCTCGGCGTCTTTGAGAAGGGTCGCCAGGGATTCGGCCCGGGCCCGGCCGGCTTCGGATATGTCCATATCGTCGCCGCCGGTAGTGGTTTTTTCGGCATGGCGAACGAAGAAGATCGTCGGACCCGCGAGGGCGTTGCCCGCGAACAAGACGCAGGAAAGCAGAAGAGCGAGAAGTGTTTTCATGGTGGAGTTTGCGCGACTTATCGCGGTGCTGATTAAGGCGAGAAGCCCGAAGCGGGCAGGTTCGTTTGAATGAACTTCGGGCTGGCGTGGACATCGATCTGGCGCAGGATCGTGTCGCCAGAATTTACGAAGCGATGCGGGGTGCCGGCTGGAATAACGACGATGCCGCCGGCTTTCACTTCGCGCTCTTCATCGCCGACGGTGATAGTGG
It includes:
- a CDS encoding DUF1697 domain-containing protein, giving the protein MSSVVFLRAVNVGKANRCRPGEIAKKLSRFDVVNIGAVGTFVVRKEVSESTLRAAIARELPFKIEIMICPAREILNLVASDPFKGQPSGPMITRFVNVLHKPLTSHVTRLPRRSTAKEGHMSLSLPSEEAWLAKVIAIRGRFVLGVYRREMKAIGCLGKLEKQIGVPATNRNWNTIEKIVAVLKAG
- a CDS encoding cupin domain-containing protein, whose protein sequence is MSFLNLDQLPFVGMSYDFIGENHGAPFSAYIVNADPGKGPPLHSHPYVEVAFTLEGTATITVGDEEREVKAGGIVVIPAGTPHRFVNSGDTILRQIDVHASPKFIQTNLPASGFSP
- a CDS encoding histidine phosphatase family protein produces the protein MKTLLALLLSCVLFAGNALAGPTIFFVRHAEKTTTGGDDMDISEAGRARAESLATLLKDAEISAIFTTELKRTQQTAAPLAKALHLEPTIIPAKDQPALIAKLQGSSGNILVVGHGNTIPNLIKTLGITTPIKIDDPDYDNLFIVLLEEKPRLIRLHYR
- a CDS encoding SIMPL domain-containing protein, whose translation is MKKLLLLACLALPVPLFAQGGLPDKPYIYVEGKAEIEKAADMVTLRFDSVARNPDQAKANQEVQTKATKILALLKDKNIAQSDTIAADIKSEPEFEYDEPGHRKGKIIRYSVTRRFEVKVHNLEIFPKLVDELIGIPGTEFTEITGALKKQKEVEDEIWRSALVNAREQADKTAKAMGVTIDSVFAISPKPFAQIRGDIFGSDYAETTARSIVTGPPEYLLGPMTVSQSVHVIYLISPAK